Sequence from the Bacillus sp. es.036 genome:
ATCTCCCTACAAACATTTGATCCCAATCAAGAGGTAGAAACGAGAGCTTTTGAAGCGGAAGCTTATACGAGTAAAGGGCTTAGGAATCAATTAAGCGGACTTCCTAAGCCAATTTCGATTGGAAAAATGGCTGTTTTGCTATTTAGTGAAGATATGGCGGAAGAAGGAATTATTGATATTCTAGATAGTTTCTTGAGAGACCCTGCAGCAGGCCGATTGATTTATGTTGGGGTTGTAGAGGGAAGTGCAAGTGAATTAATTAAAAATGAATTTCAATATTTGCAAGGAATCGGTCCATTTTTACAGAATCTTATTAAGCAATCAGTTGAGTATGGGAATATGCCACAAAATAATATTCATTTATTCGATTACAAATATTATGGTGATGGAATGGATCCGGTTACTCCTATTCTGAGGATGGAAGAAACTGAGGTTAAAATTAAAGGTCTTGCTTTGTTTGATGATGATAAAATGGTAGGTAAGCTTAACCTAGATGAAATGTTTATATTTGCTTTGATTAATAAAAGTTTCAGCGCAGGGTTATATGAATTAGAGCTTCCTGATGGCGAGTACGCAAACTTACAAAAAATAAAATCAAAGGTAAAATATAAAGTAGAAAACGGGAATACAGATCCTTCACTAAACATATCAGTTAAGTTAAATGGCAATATAGTAGAATATACCGGTGAAAAGTTAACAAAGCAAAAGAAGACAGAAATCGCACAAACATTCGAAAAGAAAGTAGAAGCGCAGGGACTTGACATGATAGCTCAATTTCAAAAGTTAGGAATTGATCCTTTCTCCATAGGTGACCATGCCCGAAGTCAAACAAGAAACTTTGATTTTAAAAAATGGGATGAACGTTATCCGAATCTTCCTGTTACGATTGATGTAAAAGTGAACATTGGAGAATCAGGTATCATTGACTAAGGAAGGGTGTGGAAGGCCCATGAGCAATTACACCAATTCGAGTGATAGCAAAAACCGTTTTAAAAATCGATTCGATTTTTAAAACGGTTTTTTTCATGGACCTTTACTTAGATAATAAGGTAGAGGAGTGGGCGAATATGATTCTTCTAGATGGCAATCGTTTATCACTTGCGCAATTAAGAGAACTTTTATATAACGGTGAACGAGCTGATTGTTCATATAAAAGCTTACAGAGGGTAGATGAGAGTAGAGAAGCAGTGGAAACAATAGTGGCGAACGGCAAAACGGTGTATGGTATTACGACTGGATTTGGTAAGTTAAGCGATGTTCATATCCCTTCTTCAGATGTTGATCAGCTACAGTTAAATCTTATTTATTCGCATGCGTGCGGAGTAGGAGACCCGTTTCCACCGATTGTCTCAAAAGCGATGCTATTGCTTCGTGCAAATGCTTTGCTAAAAGGCTTTTCAGGTATTAGACGTGAAGTCATTGAACGCCTGATTTTGTACGCGAATGAGGATATTCTTCCCGTCGTACCTCAACAGGGTTCCCTTGGGGCTAGTGGTGATCTTGCTCCGTTAGCTCATCTCGCCTTGCCGTTACTAGGAGAAGGAGAAGTGGTTTACCGGGGAAAACGCGAAAAAGCAAACGTTCCGTTAAAGGTGAAAGGAATTCAACCAATACAGTTAACAGCAAAAGAAGGTCTTGCCTTAATTAATGGTACTCAAGCGATGACGGCTATGGGAGCTGTTACTTATCTAGAAGCCGAGAAACTTGCCTATGAAGCCGATGGTATTTCAGCGCTAACATTAGAAGGATTACGAGCGATTACAGATGCTTTTGATGAAAGAATCCACTTGGCAAGAGGATATCCTGAGCAAATGGATGTAGCAAGAAGGTTAAGAAAACTTTTAAAAGGCAGTCGACTAACGACTAAACAGGGTGAAGTTAGGGTGCAAGACGCTTACTCTATTCGCTGTATCCCTCAAGTTCACGGTGCGTCCTGGCAGGCGCTGGGTTATGTGAAAGAAAAGCTCGAAATCGAGATGAATGCGGCAACAGATAACCCACTTATTTTTGATGGAGGGGCGAAAGTTCTATCTGGTGGGAATTTTCATGGTCAGCCAATCGCACTGGCGATGGACTTTCTTTCCATTGCCATGGCTGAGTTTGGTAGTATCTCAGAACGACGCATTGAGCGGCTTGTTAATCCGCAATTAAATGATTTACCTGCATTTCTAAGCCCAGAGCCGGGGCTCCAATCAGGTGCTATGATCATGCAATATGCGGCTGCTTCCCTTGTCTCCGAGAATAAAACGTTAGCACATCCTGCTTCAGTTGATTCGATCCCCTCTTCAGCTAATCAAGAGGATCATGTTAGTATGGGAACGATTGGAGCTCGTCATGCGTCGCAAATTACGACAAACGTTAGAAGGATTCTCGCCATTGAAGCCATTTGTGCCATGCAGGGGATTGCATACCGAGGTGAAGACCAACTCTCTCCTGAAACGAAACGAATTTACCAGGCGGGTAGACAGATTGTTAAAATAATTGATTGTGATCGTATTTTTTCATATGATATTGAGCGTTTCACAGAGTGGTTGAAAAACGAGAATGAGATTACGAATATTGTGCTAGGATTAAAGTAGATTTGAGTGAAATGAAATAAAGCAATAAGAATGATATAGTAGATGAAATAGATACAATCAGGGGGCCTTTCCATGAATGAAAAAGAAATCGAAATTCTTGAGATTTTAGAAGAAAATGCGCGTATTCCAATGGATGTGCTAGCCGATATGGTTGAAATGTCGGTTGAAGAAGTAGAGAAAACAATCAAGAGACTTGAAGAGCAAAACATTATTTTGAATTATTCGTCTGTCATCAACTGGGATAAGACATCTGGAGTAGATGGAGTTGCAGCCATGATTGATGTGAAAGTAACACCAAAACGAGACGTTGGCTTTGATGAAATCGCTGAACGAATTTATCGTTTTCCAGAAGTGAAAGCTGTTTACCTGATGTCAGGTGCGTTCGATTTATCTGTACAGATCGAAGGTAAAACAATGAAAGAAGTGGCCTTTTTTGTCTCAAATAAGCTATCGACGCTCGATTCAGTTCTTTCGACAACAACGCATTTTCTGCTAAAGAAATATAAACATGACGGTGTCATCTTTGAACCCGAAAAGAAAGATAAGCGGATTGTGGTGTCGCCATGAAGCATGTTCAACAGCACTATGTGTCTAAAACCGCTTCACAATTAAAACCATCAGGCATTCGAAAGTTCTTTGACCTTGCCTCACAAATGGATAACGTTATTTCACTTGGTGTTGGTGAGCCTGATTTTGTGACACCGTGGAATGTATGTGAAGCTGGCTACGCTTCACTTGAAAGCGGTTATACGGCTTATACGGCAAATGCAGGGTTACTTGAGTTAAGAGAAGAAATTTCTTCGTATCTGTCAGAGCAATTTTCACTCAATTATTCAGCTGAATCTCAAATCATTTTAACGGTAGGAGCAAGTCAGGCGATTGATTTGGCTTTTCGAGCGGTGATAGATCCAGGCGACGAAGTTATCATTGTCGAACCTGGTTTTGTCGCCTATGCTCCAGCCGTCACGCTCGCAGGGGGTACGCCTGTTTCCTTAGAGACAAAGGCAGAAGATGAGTTTAAAATCACTCGTGAATCGCTTGAAAAAGTGATAACGAAGCGGACAAAAGCCATTCTTCTTTGTTTTCCGAGCAATCCAACAGGTGCAACGATGTCTGAAGCAGAACTTAAGAGTGTAACGGATGTAATTGAAGAACATGATCTTCTCGTATTATCGGATGAGATTTATGCGGAATTAACATACGATGAAACGCACTACAGCATTGCACGTGTCAATGGAATGAGAGAGCGTACGATTCTAATTTCTGGTTTCTCAAAAGCATTTGCGATGACTGGGTGGAGACTAGGTTATGTGACCGGTCCTGAAGAGATCATTTCGGCCATGTTGAAGATTCATCAATACACGATGATGTGTGCGCCCACAATTGCACAGCATGGGGCACTTGAAGCGTTGAAAAGTGGGAGAGAAGATCTCGAGCGAATGAAGAAGAGCTACCGTCAGCGAAGGAATTTCCTCGTGAAATCATTTAATAATATCGGTCTTTCTTGTCACATGCCAGGTGGTGCATTCTATGCGTTCCCATCCATACAGGCAACTGGAATGACGTCTGATGAATTCGCTGAAAAGCTATTAGAAGAAGAGCGGGTTGCCGTTGTTCCAGGGCACGTCTTTGGTGCCGGTGGCGAAGGGTATGTTCGCTGTTCATACGCAACATCCATTGATTCCTTGCAAGAAGCGGTTAAGCGAATTGAACGTTTCGTGAAACGTCGTCAACAAGCATAATGGAGAACGCCGTCCATCACTTTGGACGGCGTTATGTATTAATAGGACGTTGGATCATCTTTACTCATTGTGATACCAGAAGATGATTGTTTTGCCACCAGCTGACGCAGCAATTCATTTTGCTCCTGATCTGATGCGTTCTTTCGCTTCATAAAGCTCATGGTCTTAAAAATAAAGACAATCGTTAAAACAATGATAAATAAAAGAATGGCGACATAAAGAAAACCAAAAAGACCAAAAAGCACACCAAAACCTTCCATTCCACTTTCAGACATACTCTCTCACCTCCATTTTATTTGTATATTTTACCACTTCCTCAACCAAATGAAACCTCATCAAAAGGGGAGGCATACCAATCGCCTTTTCTTAACAGACGTGGTGTGATATTATTATCTAGTTGGAGAGTTCGTAATTCCCTCCTCTCGTAAAACAAAACTAGGGACCGTGAAAATGATAGCCCAGATCTCTGAATGGAGTTGGGGTTTTTCATGCGTCTCCCTTACTGAATAATGAAGGGGGCTTTTTTATGTCTTTTATGATTCCAAAGAAGGTTGAAGTACTTGGAGAAGATATTCAGAAAAGCGAATTAAAATATCATCATAAACGGGTAGCCGTTACGAAGGAATTTACATTTGATGCCGCTCATCACCTGCATTGCTATGATGGCAAGTGCAAAAGCATGCATGGGCATACGTATAAATTAGTGATCACGATCAGTGGATATGTTAATGACATTGGTATATCAGTTGATTTTGGTGAGATTAAAACATTATTTAAAGAAGTGATTGATTCGAAGTTAGATCACCGTTATTTGAATGACGTCCTTCCAAACATGAACACAACAGCTGAAAATATGATTGTCTGGATGTGGGAACAGTTGGATCAGGCCCTTACAGAACGCAAGATGAAAGATCTTGGTCAGCGCATCGAGGAACTGGTTCTTTACGAGACACCAACAAGCTACGCAACGCTGAAGCGGGAATGGATGGAAGAAAATGAGTAAATGGGATCTACCAGAACAATCCGAATATATGCAGTGGGAATTACCGATGGTTGAGGTGTTTGAGACAGTAGAAGGAGAGGGAACGCGAGCGGGTTTTCCAACCGTTTTTGTACGCGTCTTTCACTGTAACTTACGCTGTAGCTGGTGTGATACGCCGTATAGCTATGCTCCGGATAAAGCAGAATACACAGGATCTATTGCCTCGATTATTGATCAAATTAAGCAATATAAGAGCCGTCATATTTGTTTTACAGGTGGAGAACCACTGATCCATCGTGAAAAATCAATGGCGCTCCTTCAAGCGATGGTGGATCTACCGCATATTGAAGACATTCACATTGAAACGAACGGAGCGATTGATCTCACTCCGTATGAAGCCGTTAGAAGAGACGATAAAGTATGGCAAGAAAAAGTTCGATTTGTGATGGACTATAAG
This genomic interval carries:
- a CDS encoding Lrp/AsnC family transcriptional regulator; this translates as MNEKEIEILEILEENARIPMDVLADMVEMSVEEVEKTIKRLEEQNIILNYSSVINWDKTSGVDGVAAMIDVKVTPKRDVGFDEIAERIYRFPEVKAVYLMSGAFDLSVQIEGKTMKEVAFFVSNKLSTLDSVLSTTTHFLLKKYKHDGVIFEPEKKDKRIVVSP
- a CDS encoding 7-carboxy-7-deazaguanine synthase QueE, whose translation is MSKWDLPEQSEYMQWELPMVEVFETVEGEGTRAGFPTVFVRVFHCNLRCSWCDTPYSYAPDKAEYTGSIASIIDQIKQYKSRHICFTGGEPLIHREKSMALLQAMVDLPHIEDIHIETNGAIDLTPYEAVRRDDKVWQEKVRFVMDYKLPDSGEQHRMLHENFTLLDTQDEIKFVIGSDEDFTVASEVVAENHQKGQILYSPVWETMPPHKLVDKILEAGLSQVKLSMQLHKIIWDPNRRGV
- the queD gene encoding 6-carboxytetrahydropterin synthase QueD → MSFMIPKKVEVLGEDIQKSELKYHHKRVAVTKEFTFDAAHHLHCYDGKCKSMHGHTYKLVITISGYVNDIGISVDFGEIKTLFKEVIDSKLDHRYLNDVLPNMNTTAENMIVWMWEQLDQALTERKMKDLGQRIEELVLYETPTSYATLKREWMEENE
- the hutH gene encoding histidine ammonia-lyase translates to MILLDGNRLSLAQLRELLYNGERADCSYKSLQRVDESREAVETIVANGKTVYGITTGFGKLSDVHIPSSDVDQLQLNLIYSHACGVGDPFPPIVSKAMLLLRANALLKGFSGIRREVIERLILYANEDILPVVPQQGSLGASGDLAPLAHLALPLLGEGEVVYRGKREKANVPLKVKGIQPIQLTAKEGLALINGTQAMTAMGAVTYLEAEKLAYEADGISALTLEGLRAITDAFDERIHLARGYPEQMDVARRLRKLLKGSRLTTKQGEVRVQDAYSIRCIPQVHGASWQALGYVKEKLEIEMNAATDNPLIFDGGAKVLSGGNFHGQPIALAMDFLSIAMAEFGSISERRIERLVNPQLNDLPAFLSPEPGLQSGAMIMQYAAASLVSENKTLAHPASVDSIPSSANQEDHVSMGTIGARHASQITTNVRRILAIEAICAMQGIAYRGEDQLSPETKRIYQAGRQIVKIIDCDRIFSYDIERFTEWLKNENEITNIVLGLK
- a CDS encoding aminotransferase; translation: MKHVQQHYVSKTASQLKPSGIRKFFDLASQMDNVISLGVGEPDFVTPWNVCEAGYASLESGYTAYTANAGLLELREEISSYLSEQFSLNYSAESQIILTVGASQAIDLAFRAVIDPGDEVIIVEPGFVAYAPAVTLAGGTPVSLETKAEDEFKITRESLEKVITKRTKAILLCFPSNPTGATMSEAELKSVTDVIEEHDLLVLSDEIYAELTYDETHYSIARVNGMRERTILISGFSKAFAMTGWRLGYVTGPEEIISAMLKIHQYTMMCAPTIAQHGALEALKSGREDLERMKKSYRQRRNFLVKSFNNIGLSCHMPGGAFYAFPSIQATGMTSDEFAEKLLEEERVAVVPGHVFGAGGEGYVRCSYATSIDSLQEAVKRIERFVKRRQQA
- a CDS encoding Ger(x)C family spore germination protein, which codes for MKYVCSLLLFCFLLTGCVAEEIIDEVPILFIVGYDQGEDGKIKGTISLQTFDPNQEVETRAFEAEAYTSKGLRNQLSGLPKPISIGKMAVLLFSEDMAEEGIIDILDSFLRDPAAGRLIYVGVVEGSASELIKNEFQYLQGIGPFLQNLIKQSVEYGNMPQNNIHLFDYKYYGDGMDPVTPILRMEETEVKIKGLALFDDDKMVGKLNLDEMFIFALINKSFSAGLYELELPDGEYANLQKIKSKVKYKVENGNTDPSLNISVKLNGNIVEYTGEKLTKQKKTEIAQTFEKKVEAQGLDMIAQFQKLGIDPFSIGDHARSQTRNFDFKKWDERYPNLPVTIDVKVNIGESGIID